One Falco peregrinus isolate bFalPer1 chromosome 7, bFalPer1.pri, whole genome shotgun sequence genomic window, TGTCATGCAGAATCAGCCCCAAAGCCCCTTGAAATTTTATCCTCTCCCTAAGGGTGCCAATactgcctgcccagggaagggtATAAGGACAGAGCAGCCTTGTTACCACACTTTTCCTGGGGCGCTTACCTAcccttcagctgcttttggcTCAGTCCTGTTGAGCCTGAGGAGGTGCCCTTGCCCCTGTGTGGTGTTTGGCCCTGCAGTATTAGCTAATCTGTGGCtccaaaatgcagcactttCTTCAGCTGCTAAATAACTGCtttccattcttttttaaatcagtttgcTTTCTTCAAATCACAGAACTGGATGCAAAATTTTGAGTGTGCTTGTGCCTGTCTGCTGGAATAATTGCTTTTAGCTCTGCATCAACAAGACTTAACCTGTGGGTCTATCCTGTGATGTGCAGTTGCGAAGTGCAGATGAGCCATGGTGCTGTCCTGACCAGCAAGCTCGATGCCATCCTGTGGTACAGGCGTTTCTCATACGCTTGGAGCCAGATGCAGGCTGAAAGGCTGcacttagaaaacaaaatattctgctttgttATTTGGTTGGAGACATCATGTTAGATCTTTATGACAAAACCCATCTGTGCACTTTGAGGAATGTTTGATTTACTCAGAGGTTTCCATGACAGGGGACAGTACTGGATGCCTTAGGCCACTGCAAGAGCAGGAGcagttttttctcctctgctggagCCTGGGGGACCAAAAAGCAAACCTTCCTCTGCAAGCACCAGTGGATTTTGTCTGGAGGCTTCATGCCAGGAAGCCCAGGGATTAGCAAGACTGTTTCTTCAGGGTGTTAGCGCAGCGTTGGtcttccagcctccctgcagagcaagTTACTCCTGTGCTGCGCAGTCGTGGCTGAGCTGTCATTCACCTGTCTCTGTGCATGTTTGCAGTGACAGAAGTTGTCGGTCCGAAGTACCGGAGGACAGTAGGCATCCTTTACCAGACGGCCTTCTCCGTTGGGCTCCTGGTCTTTGATGCCATCGCTTACGCCATCCCCCACTGGCGGTGGCTGCAGCTCACCGTCACCTTGCCGAGCTGCTTCTTCCTGCTCTACTACTGGTAAACAGGCTTTCCTTGTACCTCTGCCTACGACCCCAAAACCACTCTCCTGCTTCCTGAAGCTTGATACTGAGGGAGATCTGGCACTGCTTTTTGGTTGTGCACACCTTTTACAAGGTTCACAgcaaaaaggagagggaaataaGACCCCTCAGCGACTGAGAGTTCATTGCATCTTAGCCTGTGCACCACCCCTGACTTGTGTTTAAAAGACGGACTACTTTGAAAAACACTTGGGAAGAGTGGTTTAATAACATCTATTATCTTTGTTAAGCAtttcataaaggaaaataaatgccttGACATAATTTAGCAGATCCTACACTGAAAAGATGGTTATTGAGAGATTGTTGAATGCTAACGTAACTGTAACAGGTTGTTTACGTGTTCAAAAAAAGTTGCAGATTTTTCTGGTCTGTGGGTTCACCTTTATTTTAGATTTACTCCTCTCTTTTTGATTGATGTTTTTCAGTTGGAAGGCTTCCTGTTTTGGAAATTGTCTGCATAGGTTGAGAGGTTAGGAATAGTACAAagacttgttttccttttgccgTATTTGTGCATTGGTAAGAGAGCTCTAGCTTGTTTACTTCTTGTTAACCTGTGATGGCACAACTGGAAAACGGCTCCCTAAGAAGGAGACAGTTTGTGGTAAATGGGCTGAATAAAATGATAGCAATACTCCTGTTCAAAACTCTTCCCTGATTTACCTTTAGTAGATTCATGTCGGACTAAAGCTACTACCACAACTGCTCCTCTTCCCATTTCAGCGGTGGGATACGCTGCTTTTCCTGATGGAGGGAGGAGCACACAAATCAACGAACCCAACTCCCCACCTGCCTCTATTCAACCAAAGCACTCTCTGCAGTGTCTATACGTGGGAGCACTATGGGGGCCTTATGTTTTGGTATATGATAACATCCACTTGTGTTGCAGGTGCCTCCCAGAGTCTCCCAGGTGGCTGATATCTCAAGGAAAAAATGACAAAGCTATGAAAATTATCAGTGATATGgctaaaaaaaatcagaaaaaaatgccttcccATTTTGAGGTGAGCTCAGGGTTTGGCTATACATGTAAGTAAGCATCATGACAGTCCCTTCTATCGGTTCCTCACAGCAGAAACTTACTGTACTCTGTACTTTGTACGGGCTCTTCTGCAGGACATTAATTTTGAAGAGGAAGATGGTGGAAAGCAGAGTCCCTCATTCATTGACCTCGTTAGGACGccacagatgagaaaaaacacattcattTTGATGTACAACTGGTAAGAAGATGATATTGCAGAGCTGTTTTTGAAGCTCTGGCTTTGAAGGTGCCAGCAGGACACAGACCTCTGTTCTCTAACAAAGCTGGGATGCTCTTCACCTAGGTTCACAAGCTCCGTCCTCTACCAGGGGCTCATCATGCACATGGGAATAGCTGCTGGGAACATGTATCTGGACTTCCTCTATTCTGCACTTGTTGAATTCCCAGCCGCCTTCATCATCATCGTCACCATTGACCGAGTCGGGCGGCGCTACCCCTGGGCTGTGGCAAACCtggtggctggggctgcctgccttGTCACAGCCCTGATCCCAGAGGGTGAGTCTCCTGCCCTAAGCCATGTGGTGGCTTCCCACCCTGGCATTGCCCCCTGGGAACAGCACCCACCTCTCCATCCCTTTCCTGAGGCCCCAGCCCCGAAGGTTCACAAACCCACACCTGCTGTCGGGTGCTGCCCTGTGACCTTCAGCAGTGCTCGTGCTGCAGAAGTGAAATGAGGTTGATTTGTAGCACTGCTAATAATAAATCTCAAAGCACCTGGgttctctgtgctgctttgggaaggtCCCTGTGCCACAGATCTTGAGGTGCTGACTGTTCCCACCCCCTCATTCACACAGGTGAAACAAAGCCACTTAAAAACATCAAGTGACATGGGATCAGAAGTCCCTCTAAAATAACACTGGTGTATTCACACCTGCTAAATTGCTGGGATGCTTTTAAATGTGTTGAATGCATTTTCTCTGCAGACATACATTGGCTAAAAGTGATTGCTGCTTGCATTGGGAGAATGGGAATCACAATGGCTTTTGAAATGGTTTGCTTTGTAAACACTGAACTGTATCCAACATACATCAGGTAGGTGCATCCTTCTCCCCATGGGCGTTTGGCCTGGGAACAAATAGCGGAGGCCAATGGGTGTGTTACACGTTATGCTAAATTAAGTTATCCTCAAATGCTTCAGAGCTACAGGAGTACTGCTGAACATGAAGTAGGTGAAGCacaattaaaatgctttaaaaaggtACCTTAACACGGAGAGCAAATATACTTTAAGGCAAGTGAAAAACTCATGGACTGAACTAAAGGGAAAAGTGGAGAAAACCAGGGTGGATGAGGCATCTGAAGTCCCACGTAGTGCTTGGATTTGTCCTGTACAAGGGTCAGAGCTGTGACCTGCCCTCTTTCATCTCTAGTACTCTGACGCTGATGTGATCCCTTTGCTGTTGAACCAGGAACCTAGGGGTGATGGTCTGTTCCTCCTTGTGTGATGTTGGTGGAGTCATCGTCCCATTCATTGTCTACAGACTGGTGGAAATCTGGCATGATCTGCCACTGATAGTCTTCAGTAAGTGCCACCTTCCCGCCTTGTGGGCCACTCCTGGGGTGCAGCAGAGGGGGGCAAGTttcaaaggaagggaaaagccacTGAGGCAGTTGCCCCAAGTTCAGCAGAAGCCCCTTGCTGTCTCTGCAACGTACAACCTTCAGTTTATAACAACCTGGAGCTTGCTTATGCATTTGTGTCTCCTTTGCCcttgtactttttattttcccttgcaTTTGAAAGGAAGTCAGAGGTGAATACAGGTTTGGCAGGTGGCAAAGGGCTGAGAAACATTTTGATGCGATTAGTATTTGATGGATTCAAATCTGATGAATTACTGCTCTTCTGAGAGGCATATTGTCTCAGTCCAGGAGCCAAAACTTAGATTTTCATGTAATTGCCTATTTAATGGAGTACAAGTGTGGCTGTTacacttcagcttttctgaCAGTCTGTTAACTGGCTATTCTCCAGCTGTTTGGAAAGAGGTTGGCAAATAAATGCAAGACAAGTGTTTGCAGACTAGGGACCTGAACTCTCAGGTCAGGGTCTGCAAAACTTTTCTGAATCTTTAGATCAACACGCTACTTGGAAAAATGTCTTGAATGGCAATGCACAGTTTTTGACAGACAGGACATTTAGGAGGGTGCttagcagttttaaaatatagacACCAAACATGTACAAAGTGGGTAAAAGCAATCATCAGTGGAGAAGTTAATCACACTGTGTAGGAGATAATACATCCTGTATGTATTTTCTAATCTTAtgtgaacagcagaaaaagtgaaTGCGTTTCCTGGCATACTCCCACTAGAGAGGGTTCTTTCCTCTATAAAGGAGGGACTGTCTGTCCAGTCTGAGACGCCCCAGTTCAGTGCATAACACAACTGAACTTGGCTCATTGCTGTCTCCACGTGGCAGCCACATCCTCCAGGGATGGCACGACTGTTTTGCACACAGAGCCTTAATGCACACGTCTTGcatgaagaacaaaataaaatgccatttaCAAGTCCTTTGTGTCAGGCAGTAGGAAGCGGGGTGTGTGCTAACAAGCTCTTTGCGCATCTGTTCAATTTGAAGCTGTTCTTGGTTTGTTTGCGGGTGGATTGGTGCTGCTTCTACCTGAAACTAAAGGAAGAGTTTTGCCTGAGACTGTTGAAGATGTTGAAAACTTCCATGGGTGAGTCAGGATGCTGAACTCTTAGCAGCTTTCACTTGAAATTGTGCGAAATTCCTGCCCAGAGCTCCCTAGGGAAGCCCAGGGGTTATCTGGCTGCCCCCTATGTTTCCAAGAAGTTGCTAGTGAATTCTCAGATTCTAGGTGGAGAGATTTTGGACCCTTACTGCTTGTCTACCTAGGCATCTGAAAACAAGCAGCATAGGTCTTTCCTGGCCTGTGAATAACTTTACTAGTCTCTCAAACCTGCTGCAACACTCTTATAAATGTTATTTGTGCTTAAAAAACCCTAACAGTGGGACAGACAAAATGCAGTCTTGATAGCAGCTACTCATGAGGTGAGTGAAGCACCAGTATCTGCTAGGGAACCAGAGCAAACTTACAGAATTAGGTGCCCGTTTTCTttggggcagaggcagagcaagTGAAGAACTTGAACCTAGGTGCTCACTGGACGCCTTTTGCTCCTGGCTTGCTGCTCATGTCTTGTTATTCTTGCAGGCAAAGTGCTCCAAAGGCCAAAAAAATCTATCTCCATGTCCAAACATCAGAAGTAGCACATGACTGAAGAGGGCATAATTCTTCCTGGACAGTCAACTTTAGGGCACTTAGCATGGAAAGGCAAACTGGAATAAATGCTCTCTCAAAAggcttgtctttttttttttttttttttttttttgtctgcctttCCATTATTTACAATGTTTAGGGTTTTCTGGTGGGATTGTCCCTATTCCTGCATAGCTGCTTCCCTCTCTGTCCACAGTAAGATAAATTTTCATACCAGCTGTGTATACCTCAACATGGTGACAAATGTCAACTTGGGGATGGTGGGTTCTGTTGCAACATAACTTTATAAGCCGCCATGAAGTCTGActttgttttgtcttctgaaggGGCAGCAGAATATAACAGATCTACCTCTGTCATGGAACCAGGGCATGTACATGCACCAGCGTGCAGAATATTATTATAAAGTATGTGTTGAGACTCCAGTTGGGAATGACAGCTGCCAGGGGAGGGACTGAGAGTCCACCAGAGTCCTGCTCTACTGGAGGCTGAAGACAAAGCTGTATCTCTAAGTGTTtggggggagcagccctgcagggttCCCCCTTTggactgggctgggctgggctgggctcagGCTTGGGGACCTGCAGGACTCTGACCAGGGTTTTGGCCAGCGATCCAGTGCCTCAGGGAGAATTAGGGACAACACTGGGTCTTCCAGGGAATATCCAGCACCTTTCACAAATCTCCTAGTCCATCCCATTGAGCAAACATAACAGGCTCGTGTTTGCAGAGGAGAACAGGCACAATGGTACTGTGGCTCCCCTTCACTGTCTGTGTTGCTGGtcccaggcactgctgcacaaCGCTGGTTTCGAAAA contains:
- the SLC22A1 gene encoding solute carrier family 22 member 2 isoform X1 is translated as MPTLDDILENVGEFDRFQKQTFFVLCLLSAAFTPVYVGVVFFGFIPEHRCFSPGVAELSQRCGWSLEEQLNHTVPEWGGHGGDFSSRCRRYEVDWNTTGISCTDPLGSLVGNRSTVPLGPCRDGWVYDSPGTSLVTEFNLVCEDSWKLDLFQSAVNAGFFIGSINIGYIADRFGRKFCLLNTILANIVCGILLVFVPTYLWIVILRFLQGLVSKGCWTAGYILVTEVVGPKYRRTVGILYQTAFSVGLLVFDAIAYAIPHWRWLQLTVTLPSCFFLLYYWCLPESPRWLISQGKNDKAMKIISDMAKKNQKKMPSHFEDINFEEEDGGKQSPSFIDLVRTPQMRKNTFILMYNWFTSSVLYQGLIMHMGIAAGNMYLDFLYSALVEFPAAFIIIVTIDRVGRRYPWAVANLVAGAACLVTALIPEDIHWLKVIAACIGRMGITMAFEMVCFVNTELYPTYIRNLGVMVCSSLCDVGGVIVPFIVYRLVEIWHDLPLIVFTVLGLFAGGLVLLLPETKGRVLPETVEDVENFHGQSAPKAKKIYLHVQTSEVAHD
- the SLC22A1 gene encoding solute carrier family 22 member 2 isoform X3 is translated as MYVGVVFFGFIPEHRCFSPGVAELSQRCGWSLEEQLNHTVPEWGGHGGDFSSRCRRYEVDWNTTGISCTDPLGSLVGNRSTVPLGPCRDGWVYDSPGTSLVTEFNLVCEDSWKLDLFQSAVNAGFFIGSINIGYIADRFGRKFCLLNTILANIVCGILLVFVPTYLWIVILRFLQGLVSKGCWTAGYILVTEVVGPKYRRTVGILYQTAFSVGLLVFDAIAYAIPHWRWLQLTVTLPSCFFLLYYWCLPESPRWLISQGKNDKAMKIISDMAKKNQKKMPSHFEDINFEEEDGGKQSPSFIDLVRTPQMRKNTFILMYNWFTSSVLYQGLIMHMGIAAGNMYLDFLYSALVEFPAAFIIIVTIDRVGRRYPWAVANLVAGAACLVTALIPEDIHWLKVIAACIGRMGITMAFEMVCFVNTELYPTYIRNLGVMVCSSLCDVGGVIVPFIVYRLVEIWHDLPLIVFTVLGLFAGGLVLLLPETKGRVLPETVEDVENFHGQSAPKAKKIYLHVQTSEVAHD
- the SLC22A1 gene encoding solute carrier family 22 member 2 isoform X2; translation: MPTLDDILENVGEFDRFQKQTFFVLCLLSAAFTPVYVGVVFFGFIPEHRCFSPGVAELSQRCGWSLEEQLNHTVPEWGGHGGDFSSRCRRYEVDWNTTGISCTDPLGSLVGNRSTVPLGPCRDGWVYDSPGTSLVTEFNLVCEDSWKLDLFQSAVNAGFFIGSINIGYIADRFGRKFCLLNTILANIVCGILLVFVPTYLWIVILRFLQGLVSKGCWTAGYILVTEVVGPKYRRTVGILYQTAFSVGLLVFDAIAYAIPHWRWLQLTVTLPSCFFLLYYWCLPESPRWLISQGKNDKAMKIISDMAKKNQKKMPSHFEDINFEEEDGGKQSPSFIDLVRTPQMRKNTFILMYNWFTSSVLYQGLIMHMGIAAGNMYLDFLYSALVEFPAAFIIIVTIDRVGRRYPWAVANLVAGAACLVTALIPEDIHWLKVIAACIGRMGITMAFEMVCFVNTELYPTYIRNLGVMVCSSLCDVGGVIVPFIVYRLVEIWHDLPLIVFTVLGLFAGGLVLLLPETKGRVLPETVEDVENFHGYDRQLK
- the SLC22A1 gene encoding solute carrier family 22 member 2 isoform X4; amino-acid sequence: MPTLDDILENVGEFDRFQKQTFFVLCLLSAAFTPVYVGVVFFGFIPEHRCFSPGVAELSQRCGWSLEEQLNHTVPEWGGHGGDFSSRCRRYEVDWNTTGISCTDPLGSLVGNRSTVPLGPCRDGWVYDSPGTSLVTEFNLVCEDSWKLDLFQSAVNAGFFIGSINIGYIADRFGRKFCLLNTILANIVCGILLVFVPTYLWIVILRFLQGLVSKGCWTAGYILVTEVVGPKYRRTVGILYQTAFSVGLLVFDAIAYAIPHWRWLQLTVTLPSCFFLLYYWCLPESPRWLISQGKNDKAMKIISDMAKKNQKKMPSHFEDINFEEEDGGKQSPSFIDLVRTPQMRKNTFILMYNWFTSSVLYQGLIMHMGIAAGNMYLDFLYSALVEFPAAFIIIVTIDRVGRRYPWAVANLVAGAACLVTALIPEDIHWLKVIAACIGRMGITMAFEMVCFVNTELYPTYISTLTLM